The Synergistaceae bacterium genome contains a region encoding:
- a CDS encoding nitroreductase family protein: MDNSNPAIDNILARRSIRRFNEKLSIKQAEIECLLECASAAPSAHNLKPFHFIVLTKKEKLNYIAKIHPHAKMLATAPLAIVVCGELERDGEKLDYWEHDCAAAMENLLLAATALRLGSVWIGVRHSNNNLEDKIKTVLEIPNSIGVLAIAAIGHPLETKDPHKGIIPTSLHVNKW, encoded by the coding sequence ATAGATAATTCAAATCCAGCCATAGACAATATTCTCGCAAGACGAAGCATTCGTAGATTTAATGAAAAGCTGTCTATTAAGCAGGCGGAAATAGAATGTCTTTTGGAGTGTGCTAGTGCTGCTCCGAGCGCACACAATCTAAAGCCCTTTCACTTCATAGTACTCACAAAGAAGGAAAAGTTAAATTACATTGCAAAAATACACCCACATGCCAAGATGCTTGCAACGGCACCTCTCGCTATTGTTGTTTGTGGAGAGTTGGAACGTGATGGAGAAAAGCTTGACTACTGGGAGCATGATTGTGCGGCAGCGATGGAAAATTTATTGCTTGCTGCGACTGCATTGAGATTAGGTTCTGTTTGGATTGGAGTAAGACATTCTAACAATAATTTAGAAGATAAAATAAAAACAGTTCTTGAGATTCCAAACAGCATAGGTGTGTTGGCAATTGCAGCGATAGGGCATCCGTTAGAGACAAAAGACCCCCATAAAGGAATTATCCCCACATCACTACATGTAAATAAATGGTGA
- a CDS encoding Lrp/AsnC family transcriptional regulator: MYDNKLLDDIGKQILKTLQEEGRISFNELGRRVGLSSPAVAERVRRMEEAGVILGYKAVVNHSRIGYPIMAFINLVVPVAQLSQADELATSIPEVLECHHITGRDVIILKVAVTSVGHLEDVINQMGVLGMTTTAVVLSSPIAGRPLNVPKQPGA, encoded by the coding sequence ATGTATGACAACAAGTTGTTAGATGATATAGGCAAACAAATACTTAAAACTTTACAAGAAGAAGGCAGAATTTCATTTAACGAACTGGGACGAAGAGTTGGACTATCATCTCCGGCCGTAGCGGAAAGAGTTCGAAGAATGGAAGAGGCTGGTGTGATTTTAGGTTACAAGGCTGTGGTAAACCATTCACGTATAGGATATCCGATAATGGCTTTTATAAATTTGGTTGTTCCTGTTGCTCAACTGTCACAAGCTGATGAACTGGCAACTTCCATTCCAGAAGTATTGGAATGTCATCATATCACCGGCAGAGATGTAATAATTCTTAAAGTAGCTGTAACCTCGGTTGGACACTTGGAAGATGTTATAAACCAGATGGGTGTTTTAGGAATGACTACGACAGCAGTTGTATTGTCGTCACCCATTGCAGGGCGGCCTCTTAATGTGCCAAAGCAACCTGGTGCATAG
- a CDS encoding FtsX-like permease family protein, whose product MISSIEIVRTAVLALKRNKTRSMLTALGIIIGVAAVIAAFAVGAGANKSIDEQISSFGSNFIMVYPDRSAQQTGNTMRYLTYDDAKAIEREVSGIEAVAPMINTSATLVYGNTNWTTGVIASTEKYSNVQDREIALGRDINESDVRQSAKIAVIGETIVEKMFFGESPLGNSIRVNNVPFTIVGVFASKGQSQTGSDQDDIVLVPLTAAQKRLVRWTTPGRIGNIYIKGVSMNALQYIQSETEALLRERHRIRPGSADDFSVRNISQMLEARRKTTTIMSMLLGSIAVISLVVGGIGIMNIMLVSVTERTREIGVRMAVGAKAIDIRAQFLTEAVILSMIGGILGIILGIFAGYALSSFTEAPPIFTVSSILLAFLFSGMVGIGFGYYPAWKASLLNPIDALKYE is encoded by the coding sequence ATGATCTCTTCAATTGAGATAGTAAGGACTGCTGTCTTAGCGCTTAAACGGAATAAAACAAGATCTATGCTGACGGCTCTAGGTATTATCATAGGTGTCGCAGCGGTTATTGCTGCTTTTGCAGTTGGAGCAGGAGCCAATAAGAGTATTGATGAACAAATATCATCATTCGGTAGCAATTTTATAATGGTATATCCCGATCGTTCTGCCCAACAAACAGGCAATACAATGAGATATCTAACATATGACGATGCAAAAGCCATAGAGCGTGAAGTCTCAGGGATAGAAGCCGTTGCTCCTATGATAAATACATCTGCTACTCTGGTATATGGGAATACGAACTGGACTACTGGAGTTATCGCAAGCACTGAAAAATATTCTAATGTACAAGACCGAGAGATTGCATTAGGCAGAGATATTAATGAGAGCGATGTAAGACAGTCCGCTAAAATAGCTGTTATAGGAGAGACAATAGTAGAAAAAATGTTTTTTGGAGAGAGCCCTTTAGGCAACTCCATAAGAGTAAATAATGTCCCATTCACTATCGTCGGGGTATTCGCTTCTAAAGGACAGTCACAGACAGGAAGTGACCAAGACGACATTGTTTTAGTACCACTTACAGCGGCACAAAAAAGACTGGTGCGTTGGACCACCCCGGGACGTATAGGAAATATTTACATTAAGGGCGTCTCAATGAACGCCTTACAATATATTCAGAGCGAAACAGAAGCTTTATTGCGCGAACGTCACAGAATCAGACCGGGTAGTGCCGATGATTTCTCCGTCAGAAACATAAGCCAGATGCTGGAAGCCAGACGCAAAACCACAACAATAATGTCTATGTTGCTTGGTTCGATAGCGGTAATATCGCTTGTTGTAGGGGGAATAGGCATTATGAATATAATGCTTGTTTCTGTCACTGAAAGAACTCGAGAAATCGGAGTGCGTATGGCAGTTGGAGCTAAAGCGATAGACATAAGGGCTCAGTTTTTGACGGAAGCAGTCATACTCTCAATGATTGGTGGAATTTTAGGGATCATATTGGGTATTTTTGCCGGATATGCTCTCTCCTCATTTACTGAGGCTCCCCCCATATTCACAGTGTCATCAATTTTATTAGCTTTTCTCTTTTCAGGAATGGTTGGGATAGGCTTTGGATATTATCCTGCTTGGAAAGCCTCACTTTTGAATCCTATCGATGCACTCAAATATGAATAA
- a CDS encoding ABC transporter ATP-binding protein produces MPLVELKNIRKSFKLGNQEVEILHGVNLSVKEGEFVAMMGPSGSGKSTTMNILGCLDKPTEGTYLLNGEDISMLESDQLATIRNKMIGFVFQGFNLLQKTSALENVELPLLYAGIERKERHDRAKESLIEMGLSDRIYHEPTQLSGGQQQRVAIARGIVNKAPILLADEPTGNLDSKTSDEIMSLFCRLNTEEGITIILVTHEQDVAKYAKRILHFKDGIITADKINKDRRPIQ; encoded by the coding sequence ATGCCTCTGGTTGAGTTAAAGAACATAAGAAAAAGTTTCAAGTTGGGCAATCAAGAGGTCGAAATTTTGCATGGTGTCAATTTATCAGTAAAAGAGGGAGAATTTGTCGCAATGATGGGTCCCTCAGGGTCAGGCAAATCTACTACTATGAATATACTCGGTTGTTTGGATAAACCGACAGAAGGCACGTATCTGCTCAACGGTGAAGATATTAGTATGCTGGAGAGCGATCAATTGGCGACTATAAGAAATAAAATGATAGGCTTTGTATTTCAAGGCTTTAATTTGTTGCAAAAGACAAGTGCTTTGGAAAATGTAGAGCTCCCATTGCTGTATGCGGGCATAGAAAGAAAAGAACGTCATGATAGAGCCAAAGAATCCCTTATAGAGATGGGACTTTCGGATAGAATTTATCATGAGCCGACCCAGTTATCGGGAGGACAGCAACAGAGAGTGGCCATTGCACGTGGAATAGTAAATAAAGCACCGATTCTTTTAGCGGATGAACCCACGGGGAACTTGGATTCGAAGACAAGTGATGAAATCATGTCTCTCTTTTGTAGATTAAACACAGAAGAAGGGATAACAATAATCCTTGTAACACATGAACAAGACGTAGCAAAATATGCAAAGAGAATCCTCCATTTTAAGGATGGAATAATTACAGCAGATAAAATAAACAAGGACAGGAGGCCAATACAATGA
- a CDS encoding efflux RND transporter periplasmic adaptor subunit, translated as MNNKRKNVNRNIILTLILFSIIALGGYYFFSGKKSEIQYKTVKVTKTDLRSVIEATGTLDAVETVDVGTQISGTVKNVFIDYNSVVRKGDLIAEIDSQTQEADVLQAQANLMSAKADLMNYQAVLENAQKNYKRTEMLAQKDLVATIDVDADKKALLTAEAQVAAVRARIQQYEASLAKSKIILGYTKIYSPVDGVVIAKNVDSGQTVAASYQTPSIAAIARDLNQMQVEVNVDEADIGGVKEGQKAQFTVDTHPTEVFEGKVTQIRLSPTTSSNVVTYTVIVKVQNRNGMLMPGMTANVSLIVQEAQGVLVVPNSAFRFKPVDPSAKVDMPMGPGRGAGGGGRRLNVASDTVPTVYLLEKKAPVRTEVKKGITDGQRTEVLSGLSEGDTVITGIVVSAEGK; from the coding sequence ATGAATAATAAAAGGAAGAATGTAAATAGGAACATAATACTGACGTTAATATTATTCTCTATAATCGCACTTGGCGGTTATTATTTTTTTAGCGGGAAAAAATCGGAAATACAGTATAAAACAGTTAAGGTCACAAAAACTGATTTACGCTCCGTCATAGAGGCCACTGGAACATTAGATGCAGTTGAAACAGTAGATGTGGGTACACAAATTTCGGGAACAGTAAAAAATGTTTTTATTGATTATAACAGCGTAGTAAGAAAAGGTGATTTGATAGCGGAGATAGATTCACAGACACAAGAAGCAGATGTATTACAGGCACAAGCCAACCTGATGTCCGCTAAAGCTGATTTGATGAATTACCAAGCCGTTCTGGAAAATGCTCAAAAAAATTACAAAAGGACTGAAATGCTCGCTCAAAAAGACCTTGTTGCAACGATTGATGTAGACGCAGATAAAAAAGCACTCCTCACAGCGGAAGCACAGGTAGCCGCAGTTAGAGCCAGAATACAGCAATATGAGGCTTCATTAGCCAAGAGCAAAATAATCTTGGGATACACAAAAATCTATTCACCTGTTGATGGTGTGGTAATTGCAAAAAATGTAGATTCAGGACAGACCGTGGCTGCCAGCTACCAGACTCCCAGCATAGCAGCAATAGCAAGAGACCTAAACCAGATGCAAGTTGAAGTAAATGTAGATGAAGCTGATATTGGAGGAGTCAAAGAAGGGCAAAAAGCTCAGTTTACGGTAGACACACATCCCACAGAAGTATTTGAGGGGAAAGTAACGCAAATTCGTCTTTCACCTACGACATCCAGTAATGTCGTGACATATACAGTAATTGTAAAAGTACAAAATAGAAACGGGATGCTAATGCCGGGCATGACTGCAAACGTATCTCTCATAGTACAAGAGGCCCAAGGAGTGTTAGTTGTTCCAAACAGCGCGTTTAGATTTAAACCTGTAGATCCTTCTGCCAAAGTAGACATGCCAATGGGACCGGGACGTGGTGCTGGTGGCGGCGGTCGAAGATTAAATGTGGCAAGTGACACAGTCCCCACCGTATATCTGTTAGAGAAAAAAGCTCCAGTTCGTACAGAGGTTAAAAAAGGGATAACAGACGGACAGAGGACAGAAGTGCTATCAGGACTCTCCGAAGGAGATACTGTTATTACGGGAATAGTAGTATCAGCAGAGGGCAAATAA
- a CDS encoding TolC family protein encodes MKAYSFIKRIFVASVFLFVSASCLFASEVLTLEECVNIALKNHPDLEVASRKIESKEAAIIQKKSTGVPQLSGSVGYTRKGSSTTVGDTGSYGTSVTLDQSIYDWDRRKLNVENAILETEATKYDYLAAKNKVISNVRAAYYSLNSAIRRNKVAEIRYENYRKRLNWAKSFYEAGKKPKIEVTKAETDLANSKLALVRTESAIEQSRVQLATEMGDAKLKIQNVKDVLDISDSNVAVEEAVNTAFINRPDLSAKKKRVEYAETSLAIEKKGLLPSINASAGYSWAGSSPFETDGWTAKVSVNLPMLDGGLTKGKVLAATADLHSINAEKRGLENSIVLEVKKAWQSLEEAKEALSASREAEKQAQETYKLAEGRYEAGVGNSLEMSDAVESFASAQTNTILSLYDYKVSQLTLEKAMGELKNE; translated from the coding sequence TTGAAAGCCTATTCATTTATAAAAAGAATTTTTGTGGCATCAGTGTTTCTTTTTGTTTCTGCAAGCTGTCTTTTTGCCTCGGAGGTTTTAACGCTAGAAGAGTGCGTTAATATCGCATTAAAAAATCATCCGGACCTTGAGGTTGCAAGCAGAAAAATTGAATCCAAAGAGGCGGCAATTATACAAAAAAAATCAACAGGAGTTCCTCAGCTTTCTGGATCGGTCGGTTACACACGAAAAGGAAGCTCAACTACAGTAGGAGATACTGGTTCCTACGGAACATCTGTTACCCTTGACCAATCAATATATGATTGGGACAGACGGAAGTTGAATGTAGAAAACGCAATTTTGGAAACAGAGGCGACAAAATATGATTACTTGGCCGCAAAGAACAAAGTGATATCTAACGTAAGAGCTGCATACTACTCTTTAAATAGTGCAATAAGGCGCAATAAAGTGGCAGAAATACGATACGAAAATTATCGTAAACGTCTTAATTGGGCTAAATCATTTTATGAAGCTGGGAAGAAACCAAAAATTGAGGTTACGAAAGCAGAGACAGATCTTGCCAATTCAAAGCTTGCACTTGTTCGTACAGAATCTGCTATAGAGCAGAGCAGAGTTCAGCTTGCTACGGAAATGGGAGATGCAAAATTAAAAATACAAAACGTAAAAGATGTTTTAGATATAAGTGATAGCAATGTTGCAGTAGAAGAAGCAGTCAACACGGCATTTATCAACAGACCGGACTTATCGGCAAAGAAAAAGAGAGTAGAATATGCAGAAACATCACTAGCCATAGAGAAGAAGGGACTATTGCCAAGTATCAATGCATCTGCAGGATATAGCTGGGCCGGCTCTTCCCCATTTGAAACAGATGGGTGGACTGCTAAGGTTTCTGTTAACTTGCCCATGTTGGACGGTGGTTTGACAAAGGGAAAGGTTTTAGCGGCAACAGCAGATTTACATTCGATAAATGCAGAAAAAAGAGGGCTTGAAAACTCAATAGTTCTTGAGGTAAAAAAAGCTTGGCAGTCTTTAGAAGAGGCCAAAGAAGCTCTTTCAGCTTCGAGGGAGGCTGAAAAACAAGCCCAGGAAACATACAAGTTGGCTGAGGGAAGGTATGAAGCTGGAGTAGGCAATAGTCTTGAAATGTCCGACGCCGTAGAGAGTTTTGCTTCAGCTCAAACTAATACCATATTGTCTCTTTATGATTATAAGGTTTCTCAATTAACGCTTGAAAAGGCGATGGGGGAGTTAAAAAATGAATAA
- a CDS encoding cell wall metabolism sensor histidine kinase WalK: MINKKISLRTQMLLTYVGIVIICMLVIPVSISRLLDWQFKHFVENKLSEDRQEATLFLEAIYNRCGFWNDEVISKIHGGFLHWPIIEATVYDKNGAHIRTFSKQSRHHGGRMRAPLNRNRSNLNASKLLTFSNKLTSQGREIGSVSFTVISFKNGPEEAFLKRFNKILYISVAFMIIISIFIVFLMAEKISRPILSIAKRALNISKGSYNLDSKIKTNITEIQVLIESIRKLGLDLQEQELLRIRLMSDIAHELRSPVAIIKSHLEAFADGVWEATEERLDLTVEEIDRLSALISEVETLSALEERDDNLELSLTNLSDELEKSLLLYDPLFQNKSVTLLREIEPNIVAVVDIQKINQAVGNLLSNALRYTDEENTVTLSLKNIGNVIELSVKDSGIGISAQDLPNIFERFYRTDKSRSRASGGMGIGLAIAKAIIEGHGGTLSVESTEGVGSKFTIKIPLKINKELF; the protein is encoded by the coding sequence ATGATAAATAAAAAAATATCACTTCGCACTCAAATGCTACTTACATATGTGGGAATAGTTATTATATGCATGCTGGTGATTCCTGTCTCTATATCAAGACTCCTGGATTGGCAATTTAAACATTTTGTAGAAAATAAATTGTCAGAAGATAGACAAGAAGCGACTCTCTTTTTAGAAGCGATTTATAACCGCTGTGGTTTTTGGAATGACGAGGTTATCTCAAAAATTCACGGAGGTTTTTTACATTGGCCGATTATAGAAGCAACTGTATATGACAAAAATGGTGCTCATATAAGAACATTTTCAAAACAAAGTAGGCACCATGGCGGACGCATGAGAGCACCGTTAAACAGAAACAGATCGAATCTAAATGCAAGTAAACTTCTGACTTTTAGCAATAAGCTTACAAGCCAAGGACGCGAAATAGGGAGCGTTTCTTTTACAGTCATATCATTTAAAAACGGACCTGAAGAGGCGTTTCTCAAAAGATTTAATAAGATTTTATATATCTCTGTGGCTTTTATGATAATAATTTCGATTTTTATTGTTTTTTTAATGGCAGAGAAAATAAGTCGTCCTATATTGAGCATAGCAAAGCGAGCTTTAAATATCAGTAAGGGCAGCTATAACTTAGATTCTAAAATTAAAACAAATATAACGGAGATTCAGGTGCTGATTGAAAGCATTAGAAAGCTCGGCTTAGACTTGCAAGAACAAGAACTATTGCGTATAAGGCTAATGTCAGATATAGCTCACGAACTTCGTAGTCCAGTCGCAATAATAAAATCTCATTTAGAAGCTTTTGCGGATGGAGTTTGGGAAGCAACTGAAGAACGTTTAGATCTAACAGTAGAGGAAATAGATAGGCTATCCGCGCTCATTTCTGAAGTAGAAACTCTTTCTGCTTTAGAAGAAAGAGATGATAACCTTGAATTGTCTCTAACAAATTTGTCTGATGAATTAGAAAAATCCTTGCTTCTCTACGATCCCTTATTTCAAAATAAATCAGTAACCTTGCTGCGTGAGATTGAGCCGAACATAGTGGCAGTTGTAGATATCCAAAAAATAAACCAAGCTGTTGGGAATCTTCTATCGAATGCTCTTCGCTATACGGATGAGGAGAATACCGTTACTCTGTCCCTGAAAAATATAGGGAATGTGATTGAGTTGTCGGTTAAAGACAGTGGAATAGGGATTTCTGCACAAGACCTTCCCAATATTTTTGAACGCTTTTACAGGACTGACAAGTCCCGTTCCAGAGCGAGTGGAGGGATGGGTATTGGTTTGGCAATTGCGAAAGCCATCATCGAAGGTCACGGAGGAACGTTAAGTGTGGAAAGTACAGAGGGCGTAGGCTCTAAATTTACAATCAAAATACCTTTGAAAATAAATAAGGAGTTGTTTTAA
- a CDS encoding response regulator transcription factor encodes MRILIIEDEPAIAEVEKAYLTRDGYEVEIATDGLEALELFYANPAFDLVLLDLMLPGKNGVDVCKEIRKSSNVPIIMLTAKSGENDVVLGLDAGANDYIVKPFSPKILMARIRANLRRPDAIESQSTRTINVGSTLTIDMDNFTVKKEGETIPLTRNEFLIFSKIAERPKKTWSRDELINCALGYEYVGFERSIDSYIKNIRKKLSDPNQEDGYIQTVHGFGYKITENQR; translated from the coding sequence ATGAGGATTCTTATAATAGAAGACGAACCGGCAATAGCTGAAGTTGAAAAAGCTTACCTTACACGAGATGGATATGAAGTAGAAATAGCTACAGACGGACTAGAAGCTTTAGAGCTTTTTTACGCTAACCCGGCTTTTGATTTAGTTCTTCTTGATCTCATGCTTCCCGGAAAAAATGGAGTAGATGTTTGCAAAGAAATTCGTAAGAGCTCAAATGTTCCGATTATAATGCTTACGGCAAAAAGTGGAGAAAATGACGTGGTTTTGGGTCTTGATGCCGGTGCGAATGATTATATTGTAAAACCATTCAGCCCTAAAATACTTATGGCTCGCATAAGGGCCAACCTGAGAAGACCAGATGCAATAGAGTCGCAGTCGACACGAACAATAAATGTTGGTAGCACTTTAACTATAGACATGGATAATTTTACGGTAAAAAAAGAGGGAGAGACCATCCCGCTAACTCGAAATGAGTTTTTAATTTTCTCAAAAATAGCGGAACGTCCTAAGAAAACTTGGAGCCGGGACGAATTGATAAATTGTGCGCTCGGATATGAATATGTGGGGTTTGAGCGCTCAATAGACAGCTACATAAAAAATATCAGGAAAAAACTAAGCGACCCGAACCAAGAAGATGGATATATTCAGACTGTTCATGGTTTCGGTTATAAAATAACGGAGAACCAAAGATGA
- a CDS encoding 2-oxoacid:ferredoxin oxidoreductase subunit gamma — MGNFLKTLFCAGFGGQGVMVLGQLVAYGGIEEGRYVSWLPSYGPEMRGGTANCSVTISDTEIGSPFISASDVVIALNQPSLEKYEQTVKQGGILIYNEDIATYNPTRNDIKVVPIHATQIAERVNNPRSVNVVMLGALIAVSDYITDETARATIAAKLGAIKPQFLESNLKAYELGREAVLG, encoded by the coding sequence ATGGGAAATTTTTTAAAGACACTTTTTTGTGCAGGCTTTGGAGGACAAGGCGTTATGGTGCTTGGTCAGTTGGTCGCATATGGAGGAATAGAAGAGGGGCGCTATGTTTCATGGCTTCCTTCATATGGACCTGAAATGCGCGGTGGGACAGCCAATTGTTCTGTTACCATCAGTGATACAGAGATAGGTTCTCCCTTCATATCGGCTTCTGATGTTGTCATAGCTCTCAATCAACCCTCTCTCGAGAAATATGAACAGACCGTCAAACAGGGTGGAATTTTAATATATAATGAAGATATTGCGACATATAATCCTACTCGCAATGACATTAAGGTCGTCCCCATTCATGCAACTCAAATAGCGGAGAGAGTAAATAATCCCCGTTCCGTAAATGTAGTGATGCTAGGAGCTCTCATTGCGGTTTCAGATTATATTACTGATGAGACAGCCAGAGCGACTATAGCTGCTAAACTGGGGGCAATTAAACCACAATTTCTAGAAAGCAATCTCAAAGCCTATGAGCTTGGACGAGAAGCAGTACTAGGTTAA